CGAAAACGAAAAGAATCCTGGGTTTCTTCATGCGGGCAGCCGCGCGTCCCTGCGCGCGGCGGTTCAGGGCGGGGAGGAAGGTCTACTTGTGGCGGTACGTGATGCGCCCCTTGGTCAGGTCGTAAGGAGACATCTCCAGTGTCACCCGGTCGCCCGCCAGCACCCGGATGCGGTTCCTTCTCAGCTTTCCTGCCAGATGGGCCAGAACCACCCGGCTCTGATCCTGATCGAGCTGCACGCTGAACAGCCCGCTCGGGAATTTCTCCACCACCGTGCCGGTCACTTCAATGCAATCTTCCTTGCTCATCGTCCTCCTGTCATGGGATGATCTGTGCGCGCGCCGCGCTTCACGCGCCGCGCATTCTCAGTATATCCCACGCCCATTTCAGGCTCATT
This DNA window, taken from Bryobacteraceae bacterium, encodes the following:
- the infA gene encoding translation initiation factor IF-1, with the protein product MSKEDCIEVTGTVVEKFPSGLFSVQLDQDQSRVVLAHLAGKLRRNRIRVLAGDRVTLEMSPYDLTKGRITYRHK